One Algoriphagus sp. Y33 genomic window, TGATTTTTGCGGGAAACAAAGGAAACATCCAAATCCACCAAGGCAAAGTGCAGACTGTGCGTCAGATGGGAGATTGGCTAAATGTCCTCGATCCGGATTTCAACATGCACTTGAATGAAAATGTAGTGGATAAAGCCTATGTGGTCCACAAAAACACGGAAGATGGTTTGGTATCGGCAGTCGAGCTTTTCGACAAAACCGGTGAAATGGTTGCCCAATTCTTCGGATTGAGAAAACCGGGACTTCCTCAGAAACCCGAGTGGAAAGCATTGGTAGATAGCCTTTAATTAATTATCCGACGGGAGTTTTCGGCTCCCGTCAATTCAAAAAATTTTATGCACATGCATAGATTTAATCTAAATAAATACTTCGTTCTGCTTTTCCTACTGCTGGTGGCAATGCCACTTTTCCTTCAGGCGCAAACTGTGCTGAATGGAAAAGTAGTGGATGCGCAGGGAAATGCAGTTCCTCATGCTACTGTATGGCCGGCTGAGCTCGCAGTTGAAGTTGCGGATGAGCAAGGTAAATTTTCACTTGCAAGACTTCCTAAAGACGGTCAAATCAAGATCTCTGCAGTAGGATTTGAAACCATCGTAGCAAACTGGCCGCCAGGAGAAACCACGGCAACCTTTTCGCTGATAGCAGCAATTTCGGATTTGGAAACAGTGGTGGTGACCGGGAGTTTTGAGCCGCAATCGGCCAAGCAATCGGTTTATCAAGTCCGTACGATCAGTTCTGAAGTCATCCAAAACCGTGCTCCAAGCAATATTCAGGAGGTACTGAACACAGAATTGGGAATTCGCTTTTCCCAAGACAATGCGCTTGGATCCAGCAATCTGGAACTGCTCGGTATGTCCGGTCAAAACGTGAAGATCCTGATTGACGGTATTCCGATGGTAGGCCGTCAGGGAACTTCCAACGAAATCAACATCAACCAGATCGATATCAACCGCATAGAGCGGGTTGAAATAGTGGAAGGCCCGATGTCGGTCGTCTATGGCGCAGATGCTTTAGCCGGTGTGATCAACATTATTACCAAGTCTGATAGAGTTGAGAAATTTAATGTAAAAGCCAGAGTCCAAGAAGAAACTGTAGGCAGCGAATACAGCCCTTTTGACGGGAAAGGAACACATATCAGAAGTGTGACGGGAAGCTACCGCTTAAAAAACTGGGACTTTGGAGCCTCTTTCTCACAGAATAATTTCGGCGGATGGAAAGGTGAAAAAACAGACAGAGAATATGAATGGCTCCCCAAAGAACAGAATTTCTTTAATCTCAAAACAGGTTGGGGAAGCAAATCCTTAAACTTGGAATATCAACTGGATTTTTTGGATGAGACGGTATTCGCTTATGGCCCCGAGGCCAGGTTAGAAATCCTCGATCAAGAATTCATCACCTCCCGCTGGATGCATAGACTCAGTGGAAGATGGGATACCAATTCCAAATTTGGTATGACATGGCAGGGAGCATTTACCGATTACAGCAGAGAAAGCCAGACTTGGGTGAGCAATGTCCGAACCGGCGAGCATTACCAATCCCAAGCTCCCGGAGCAAATACCACCATTGACTACAAAGGTTTCAGCTGGAGAATGATCGGGGACTGGAAGATCGCTGACCGCTTCAAACTGCAGCCCGGAATAGACCTGAATACAGAGACCGGTTCAGGAGAAAGAATTGAAGAAAATGAAGGCATTCAAGACTATGCCATATTTCTATCAGGAGAATGGACACCTTTCAACGCAATCAAGATAAAGCCGGGAATTCGCAAAAACTGGAATTCTGCATACGATGCGCCAGCTCTGATTCCTTCGTTGAATACCAAGTTTGTGCTGAGTGAAAATCTGGATTTAAGATTGGCGTACGCCAATGGCTTCAGAGCACCATCGATCCGTGAATTGTATTTCAACTTCTTTGACGCAAGTCACAGCATCACAGGCAACCCCGACTTGAAAGCAGAGACCTCAAATAGCTTTAATGGTTCCCTGGACTGGAAAGCGCAAATCAATCCAAACTGGAGGATTT contains:
- a CDS encoding TonB-dependent receptor; translated protein: MHRFNLNKYFVLLFLLLVAMPLFLQAQTVLNGKVVDAQGNAVPHATVWPAELAVEVADEQGKFSLARLPKDGQIKISAVGFETIVANWPPGETTATFSLIAAISDLETVVVTGSFEPQSAKQSVYQVRTISSEVIQNRAPSNIQEVLNTELGIRFSQDNALGSSNLELLGMSGQNVKILIDGIPMVGRQGTSNEININQIDINRIERVEIVEGPMSVVYGADALAGVINIITKSDRVEKFNVKARVQEETVGSEYSPFDGKGTHIRSVTGSYRLKNWDFGASFSQNNFGGWKGEKTDREYEWLPKEQNFFNLKTGWGSKSLNLEYQLDFLDETVFAYGPEARLEILDQEFITSRWMHRLSGRWDTNSKFGMTWQGAFTDYSRESQTWVSNVRTGEHYQSQAPGANTTIDYKGFSWRMIGDWKIADRFKLQPGIDLNTETGSGERIEENEGIQDYAIFLSGEWTPFNAIKIKPGIRKNWNSAYDAPALIPSLNTKFVLSENLDLRLAYANGFRAPSIRELYFNFFDASHSITGNPDLKAETSNSFNGSLDWKAQINPNWRISTVLGAFYNNVKDRIAYGQDPSNIQVTTLFNVERYKTTGFTLNHTESFKNLSANVGFSYIGRYNLLSQEQTIVPEMSWTPEVNTNLTYQFLPWKTTATLYYKWTGALPGYETVADSNGNPSAREIMLDGYHWMDISFKKDIGRHLSVNAGARNMLDVKQISSTSGGGDAHGGGAQRPVGYGRSYFLGLTYQLNK